ACCATGAAATTAGTACATCAAATATCGTCTTTAGGTCATGTTTTTAAACTGGCTTTACCAGAAGGGTTGGCGTCTTGACTACGCAGCCTGAATAGAATGTTTCTAGCCCTTATTTTGAATCCTAACCCTTTGTCTCAGGCAGCAAATTGATAACCTCGTCCAGCCCGCCATATATAGTTAGAgccattgaaatttaaaccaaataatttaatgcatagGGTAGATTTTCCTTGGTATCACGATTTAggtaaaaccaaaaaaataaagggattttttttcatatccaggcttttaatttataatttccaAATTTTGGAGTATGCcctttataaatcacattgGGCAGGACGAGGATAAAGGCGACAAGAGTCCGATTCACGACTTCAtttgtgagcgtcaggacccctggaccactacagatatttgatgtttagtacatactaaaatttagtacctatttgatactatttggtacctccactgatatcgaaaaatcgagcgaataaagtggccagacattctgacgtcaggatgtctggaccatttttggtttacatagttctagacaacactactaattgatatcttagtcaatatttactacctatttggtacctgtcaatatatttttttcaaatttttttggcataccagaaaaaagttatgacggaatttaaagttgcgagcccggccgtgccgttgaagtatgtagcgcctgtttTGACACTGTTttgttacttttatatttcgactatattaatgccactaatCAGTAGAGAtaatgtgcgagtgcctaaaaatcaattcctatttaagttgacgcgcaggagggcaggcggatttgcctctattcttttgacaggttcaacgccacggctgggctcacaactttaaattccatcataactgttttctggtacgccaaaaaaatttgaaaaaaatatattgacaggtaccaaataggtagtaaatattgactaagatatcaattagtagtgttgtctagaactatgtaaatcaaaaatggtccagacatcctgacgtcagaatgtctggccactttattcgctcgatttttcgatatcagtggaggtaccaaatatatgtactcaggtaccaaatagtatcaaataggtactaaattttagtatgtactaaacatcaaatatctgtagtggtccaggggtcctgacgctcaccttCATTTTATTATCGAAACAATTTTGGAATGCGTGAACATACAAGAACAACCTGGCAAGCATTTTAAACATTCCTAATATGCCTCGTATGTATCCTATGAACCCCCTGCATCGCAGCCTTCACCTCCTCGAAATACGACGCAGAATTATGTATAGTCGTCCCACCCAGCACCACCCTTACACCAGGGTACGCCTGGTTTATCTGATGGACGCATAAAGATTCCTCATAAGTGGCGCCTCCTACGATGAAAACTATAATATCCTGGGGTCGTCGGCCGTAGGATTCGTCGCCGCCTAGAGTAGGGTAAAGGTTTTCGCGCAGTTTGCCCTTTATGAGGTCTTCTAGGGTGTCTTTTAGGAGGGGTGTGTGTTGGGTGTAGATGTTTTCGACGCCGTTGAGGCCCTgaggataaaaaaatattggtaaGTATTGTTTAGAAGTGGTAAGTGAACTAGGAACGCGCTGTGagagtaatattataaaaaaaaccgtaaAGGAGTGCTGACGCTTTCTAAAAAGCTCTGTTTATCTCGGATGTATTACAATATAACAATCCAAACTGGATTCTACATATATTAAtagttgttttacaagggggcaaagttattgtttaaccgcacgtgccaatattgatacccgagcaaacgaaagattccaacattgaaccgcgagcgtagcgaatcTGTCATTACCCTTTCTAGAATGATgtagtataataaaaaaactaacttaGACCTGACCTCTGGCTCAGGGCTTTCTCTAGCCTTCAGGGCTTCAACAAGGGTCCCTAGGGCGCTGTAAATTAATCTAGAATGATTTATAACTCACCTTGAACAGCCTTTTAGTGATTTTCACAGCATCCTGCAGTCCAAACAAGTCACTCTGCCTGGCATGAGCACCTCCATGCTCcaacactaataaaacattcttGACAAGTGGTTCAGGGCATCCCCGGGCCTTCAGGGCTTCGACTAGGGTCCCTAGGGCGTTGGAGGCGTGCTTCTCGTAACGGAGAGCGTAGAGAGCGACCAGCTTGGCCGCGTCGTGGTGACGGACGGAGTCGTTCGCTAGCAGGGCCTTTAGGCGCTGCGGAAATAAATTAAGTCAGTAAGATCATCATACCAAAGAGTTTTCAAAACTCGAAGCCCTGCTTTTTATTACTAATCTTGACTTGCTTGCTTATTCTCAGAAAAAAGAAATGTGATCAGCCAGAGCTTAACAACAACACGATTTATTTTAATCGCTTACCACCACACCCCGCAATACCACCAATAGGGTTGAAAGTTGCCGGTCTCCGAGATGGGTGCACGCTATTTAGTCCCGGCGTACATGTACAAACactcataaaaataaaagaaagtttcaAATTCTATCTCTCAATCGTAAAAAATGATCTTACGAAATGTTTGAAGGTCGTATAGGTCCGAAAACATCTCAGGCGATAGCTCATTCTAAAGTTTCGCTAGGCAGGAAGTTGTCACAGTTCAGGAACCAACCATCTTTATAAGTGTTGTCATTACCACAGCTAGACATAGTTCATGATTAGAATATTGAGACAGTCCAAATTATTTTTCCTACCTGAAGATGTTTGGCGTGGTCGCTCTGGCAGGCCAGCTCTTGTTCTAGCTCAGAAACGGCCAGCAGAGATCGCTTGGCCACCATAGACGATAACTCGCCAACCACCGTTACATGCTTCGTTACTGTGCCCGacattttctgtaaaaaaaaggTCAATTTGATGTCTAGCTAGAATATACTTCGAAATATCCGTTTGTGTGGGTCTCTGAAGTCTCATGACTCTTGGCTTTCTTCTGGAACTCTTCCATCAGAGACTACGTCATAGTTGCTACGTAGCAACGCCACATACCTTGAAGAGCGGATACGCTTCCACGAAGCTCTTCATGTCTGCGATGCTCTCGACCTTCTCATGGCTCTTGGCTTTCTTCTGGAACTCCTCCATCAGAGACTTCATGGTCTGACCGATTTCACCGAAGTTGGAGTACAG
Above is a window of Leguminivora glycinivorella isolate SPB_JAAS2020 chromosome 19, LegGlyc_1.1, whole genome shotgun sequence DNA encoding:
- the LOC125236827 gene encoding vacuolar protein sorting-associated protein 45, producing MNVIQAVKMYITKMTEESGPGMKVILMDKETTSIVSMVFSQSEILQKEVYLFERIDSHSKWDNLKHMKCIAFLRPTSENIALLSRELRYPKYGVYFIYFSNVISKADIKTLAECDEQETVREVQEVFADYLAVDRHLFSFNIVGCLHGRSWNQSHLQRCAQGLLSVLLSLKRRAALRYEAASEPCARLAERVRDLLRREAALVDNNVPINGDLPTPLLLIVDRRDDPVTPLLSQWTYQAMVHELLTLHNHRVSLAHLPDVHKDFKEVVLSAEQDEFYAKNLYSNFGEIGQTMKSLMEEFQKKAKSHEKVESIADMKSFVEAYPLFKKMSGTVTKHVTVVGELSSMVAKRSLLAVSELEQELACQSDHAKHLQRLKALLANDSVRHHDAAKLVALYALRYEKHASNALGTLVEALKARGCPEPLVKNVLLVLEHGGAHARQSDLFGLQDAVKITKRLFKGLNGVENIYTQHTPLLKDTLEDLIKGKLRENLYPTLGGDESYGRRPQDIIVFIVGGATYEESLCVHQINQAYPGVRVVLGGTTIHNSASYFEEVKAAMQGVHRIHTRHIRNV